The Lathyrus oleraceus cultivar Zhongwan6 chromosome 5, CAAS_Psat_ZW6_1.0, whole genome shotgun sequence genome includes the window TACGATGATCAGTTTGGATTATAAAGTAATGACCAAGCAAGTATTGACGCCATCTTTTCACGGCACAAGTAATGGCATGAAGCTCTCGAATATAAGTTGAAGCTTTAGAGAGACGAGGACAAAACAACTTACTAAAATAGGCGATAGGGTGTTCATTTTGTAACAAAACAGCCCTATAGCATACCCAGAAGCATCAGTTTGCACTGTAAAAGGCAATGAGAAATCCGGCAACACAAGAACCGGTGCTGTGGCCAAAGCAACCTTCAACTCATCAAAAGCCTGCTGAGCAAGATCAAACCACTCAAAGGAATTCTTCTTAAGTAATGAAGTTAGAGGGTGAGCCAAAGTAGCATACCCCTGCACAAACTTCCGATAGAAACCAGACAAGCCAAGAAATCCACGCAAACTCTTCACTGATTTAGGAGTTGGCCAATCTACCACTCCCTGTATCTTAAGTGGGTCAGGTGCCACCGTGCCCTCAGAAACAATATGGCCCAAGTAAGCAATCTGACTTTGACAAAATGAACATTTTGTGGGTTTCAAGTGAAATTTGTGATTAGCCAAGATAGTAAAGACCTGCGTCAGATGATCCAAATGTGTATCAAGTGAAGAGTTGAAGACCAGGATGTCATCAAAGAAGACGATGACAAATTTACGCAGCAACTCACGAAATATGTCGTTCATCGTAGCCTGGAAGGTTGCCGGAGCgttacacaagccaaacggcataACACGATACTCATAATGGCCGTCGTGAGTGCGGAAGGCGGTCTTAGGAACATCACCCGGAGCCAAGCGTATCTGATGGAAACCAGAAGTAAGGTCTAACTTGGAAAATACCCTGACCCTACCCAATTCATCCAATAACTCGTcgatggttggcaagggaaagCGATCCGGGACTGTAATTGCATTCAGGGCACGGTAATCGATGCACATACGCCAAGAACCATTTTCTTTTTAAGCAGAAGCACTAGAGATGAGAAAGGGCTTGTGCTAGGTTGTATCCACCCTCTCTTCAAAAACTTGGCCACTTGGGATTCAATTTCTAGTTTTTGGGAATGGGGGTAACAGTAGGGTCGGACGTTTACTGGTGTGGATTGAGGTAAGAGGGGGATAGTGTGGTCGGTGGGACGATATGGGGGGAGGGTGGAGGGTTCAGTGAATAGATAAGAGTGTTTAGAGATGAGGGAAATGAAATCTGGGTCAAGGTGGTCTGTATCGGGTAAGGAAGGTGAGTGGGTGGGTGTGGGTTGAGTAGGTGTATCATATGGACTGGTGATATGAAGGGAGAATAATTGGGCTTCTGGGTCAAGTCTCGTAAGCCTTTGGAAGTGATGTAAGCCTACAGTAGGAGTGGGTGAATCTCCTTTTAACTCGACACAAGTATTGTTGTGAAAAAAGGTCATAGTAAGGGAATTATAATTCATTAAAACTGGGCCTAACCTTTTCAACCATTGGGCTCCCAGCACTACATCAGCACCCCGCAAACCCAAAACAAATAGGTCCATGGAGAATGAGTGGCCTTGCATTACTATTGACACCCCCTGGCAAATATgagaacataacaactcttggCCACTACCCACCAAAATCCGGAATGGATCAATTGGGCTCAACTTCAGGCCCAAAGCTGCAACAATAGTCTCTTTAATGAAATTATGGGTACTACCCCTATCAACAAGAATATCCACTGGTTCCAAGGAGATCCGACCCGAAAGTCGAAAGGTGTCAGCAGCTTGGTCGCCAGAAAGAGCGTGCAAGCTCAATTGAGCGGCGTGAATCGAGGTGTCCTCCGGCGTGACGCCGCCGTCAACCAATTCAGCCACCGCAACTTCTAAATCACCTGTCACAGAAGAAAAATCATCATCATTAGCCACCATCAAAAAAATACAGGCACCACATTTGTGCTGCTTAGACCAAGGTTGGTCACAATTGGAACATAACCCTCTGCTACGTCTATCATCCAATTCCGCCCCAGAAAGATGCCTAAATCGAGGCTTAGCAGGTGGGGTAGGGAGTAAGCCTTGCGAAGACGTCGCCGTGGAGGGAGGGTCGGAATTAGGCTTTGGTGAAGGACGAGAACCAAACGTAGAATGCCACGGTGGTGGTGATGGTCGTGGACGAGAAGAACGAGCAATGTCCTGCTATGCGTAAACGCTTCCATGTGTATCAGTACCATCAAAGCGAGGGACATCGAGTTTGAGACGAGGACAGTGTTGCGAATCGACGCTGGAACGAGAACCACCGGAAGGAGCGGTGTCGTCGAAGCGTTTACGCATAGCATCAAGCTGAGTGGTGAGTGTGGTGACTTGACGAGTTAGATCAGCGACGGGATCTGGTGGTGGAGTCATGGAAGAAGGATGAATTCAACATAATGAAAGTACCAAATGATAGTGCTCAGTTTTTAAGGACTGAGCAAACCTTCTCAAGCAAGTATaaagagagagaagagagttTTCTTAACAGAATTTCATTCATGATCTGCTCCAAGAGCAATTACAACATATAAGGAAATGCAATAGAGAATCTAGTGAGAGATCTCACAGCTAAGCAAATCCTAACAAACTTGGCTGAGTCACAGCCTTCTAGAAACATATTAGGAATAAGGGAATAAAATGCAACTAGAAAAATATAGTATTCATTAATAAAGCAAGTGGTCATTGTACTTAGAAGGAATCCTCTTAGTACGAGTGGGCTTAACTTCAGCAGTGTTGGACTGCAAAACAGTGGGCTGCTCATTACTAATTTCACCACTAGGAGTTATATCTGTATCACTTTTTCAATTTATTCACGAATCTATCATCTGTTTCGTGAAGCCAGTAGTTTTGTAGACACAATGACTAACTTCAGTATTAGCCATGATCATGGTTTACGGCATTACAAGGGCTGTCCAACTGAACTTTTGTTATTACTTCGTGATCTATAAGGGGTTAACACTTCTAGAACTATTTGTATTTAGTTTTCCTCCTCTAGATATAGGTCATCACTTTCCAAAAAAATTAAGAATTAAGGGAGAGAACATATCTGAAGTATAAACTTTGCttttattttttatgataatATAAACATAAATCTATCAAGTATGTAAAATCTACACATCGAAGATTATGAAgttttaaaatataaaattgaaGATATATATATGCAATTCCTAACAATTTTTTTAAAGGAATAGATTTATCTAAATATAAATTTAGGTAATAATAAAGTTGGATTAGGATATCAACTTGAAAATATTATTAAGTCCTTTAGTATGTTTTGTCATTCAAATCATATTGCCTTTTATTGTTTTATAAGTAAAAATCATAAATCGAAGTTATATGGACTCTTAAAAATAACTTGTGTTTTACTAATGCAAGAGAACTAAAAAAATTGGGTAGTAAAGATTAAAAATTTATCTCGTGATGATGAGTGCTTTACAACCTCAAGTTTGAAACACTGTAATAACAATCGTTTCTCAAAGCACTCAACTATAGATTTTAAAATGTTTTTATCCTCTGATCCAAAAGAGAAAGGTGGTGTCTCATAGAGAAATCTTCCTAAGAAAAATGTTCTTAGAATGAAAAGAAAATGAAGTGGAGGCTTCCTATTACGATACCTTATGAGGAAAAAATCTCAATCATATTCATTTGTATTCTTTAAATGGACTCAATTATACTTTTTATATTATTTCACATTTCTCAATTATTTAAATAACACATTTATATTTTataaatgatttaattgaaatatcctgacagtgtaaaaggaggttggatattgaaataaacttgacttttattttaaaaatctataaagtaatgcaaagATAATGAATTGACAATGTAAATCTTTTTACACCGACAATACATAATAATTAATCCCTTTTATAAGTATCTATAAAATTCATCAAAAACTCTACACTCTAAAATAAGTCTTATTAAATACCATAATACATTCAATCTAACTCTAAAATGGATCTCATTAAATACTATAATACACTTGATATTTAATAGTatgttatattttaattaaacttAAAGGAAAGTGATGATCCTTATCCTGACAACGCATATCAATCGGTTATAAAGATAttccctccgttcctttttaaaTGTCCATTTCTGATGAaacattgtttttttttaattgtcATTGGTAAAATTCAAGGTAGTGTTAATTACAATTTTATCACAATAAGAATTATTACATAGagaaaaaaagtaaaatgaatgtaataaataattaaggatATTATAGGTAAAATaagaattattgtttgaaatAAATATCACATATTTTTATCCGTGTTTTCACCAATTCCAAACACACTTGGTCAGTGTTGTTAGGATATTTTACAAATAAGTCATTCTTTAATTTTTCAAAAGTTCACGAAGTAAAGAGCTTGCATTAGATcaaaattgaattaaaatataCATGTATAAATAAATATGTAGTATACAGTTTAATGAGATCCATTTTAAAATATTGATGAGTTGTATAGATATTTAAAAAATGTAGATGAATTGTTTAAATAATTGTAAgattaaaataatataaaaagTAGGATAATACTAACTTGTGCCCAAAGATATACGTTAACAAAtccaaaataaaaaatttattttgaaaaaataaataaaattattaattataaatttttaaTAAATTCAATACACAATTTTTAAGAATTTGTTTGTATCCTTAAAACACAAATTAGAATTGCCATAATAAGTATAATGAGACGAATTTAAAGAATCTAAATCCCACAGTACAACTATAATGGCATTGCAAGAACCAATGTTTTTGAAAAAGCCTCCAAACCAACTCCCTACGCTATCTCGTAACAAGCCCCTATATCTATAATTGTGTAGATGCCCGTGACTGTTTGGTCCGCGTGATTTGTCAAGTGGATCTATAATTGCCCTACTCAATCCCTTCCACATACACGGGAAACCCTAGATCAATACCGTCAGTTTCACTTTTGATTTTAAACGTGTTTATGCTACCATTGGTTCTTGCACTGGATTTATCTGTTTGATCTATTATCTCCATACTTCCGAGAGTTCCATCTCTTATTATGGAACTCAGCAACAAGGTTTTTGTCCAAAAAACGATGCCGTTTTCACTATTCTGACCAGGCTCCGAATTCCAATTTGGAGTTGAAGAGTCTTGGATGAATTTGCTTAAATTTGATTGTTATAATCTACTTCATACCTATGTTTGCTATGGATTTGTTAATTTGTTGCCATTACATGCTTTTCAGAATGGGGATATGCTGATATTGGCAATTGAGATTCAACAACTAGTTCTCTATAGTAGGAGAAATAATAGAGCAATAGTGCTTGATCTAGTTTTAGATAGCATACCTTGGTTTAATCTCACCCCTTTTGTTGAAAGTTTGGTTTCAACATCTTGAAAGCAAGTTTCTGATATGATTTACTTGTTTATGTTCCGGTTGAGACGTTTCACCTTAAACACATGTTCTAAAGTGTTATTAGGCATAACCAAAGGTTTGGCTTTGATCGCATCCCTGCTGTTGTTGAACTATGCTGGCAAGCAGGGGCTGATCCCCACGATGAAAATCTTAATTCAACTAGTTGGAACTCAGAGGCTACTAATGGAGATCCGACAAAGATAATTTAATGTTCTATCTCTACAATCAAAGATTCAAGGTATTTTTACTTTTACATTATTTGTGTCCCTTGAGGAATCTTAAGTCCAATAATTTGGTAGAAATATCAACATGGGAGATACTACATTGTTGTAAGTGTTTGTAAGAAACTCATTGCTGCCAAAATAATGGCGGCTTATTGCTGAAATTTCATTTTCCTTGCGATATCACACAAATAGAAAGACTAGTTTGTTGACCAAAGAGTTTATTTTCTATCGAATATCAACTGTTTTGTTTGCATATTTTAATTAATCTTTTATAGTATTAAAAGCATTCTAGAGGGAAAAGTGCAGAGTTACAAACGTCAATCAATGAAGAAAATTATGATAAAATACATGTCTGATAAGTCACATCAAATGTATGTTAGGATTCATAAGATCCAGGCCCAGGTGCTTTGCTATTTCAGGTTGTTTATGGAAAAAAACACCCTGCCTTCATTTGTTACCTATCTAGGGGAAAATTTAGTAGAGGGAATAGCAAATGATTTATTGGATAGGGATGTTATTCTTAAACAGCTTGCTTATCATTAGCAATGTATCCAAATCCAAATGAGTCATTCTGCCAACTAACAAGAGATGTGTCTAGAATCCGATAGCTTTTCGCAAAGTATTTTTGGTGATTACATACAATGACTAAAGTAGAAGCAGTGGCATGCAAGTTACAATTTCTTACAATCACTTTTGTTATCAGTTTCATTAGAAATATTTGCATCTAATGAATAGAACTATCATCTGATATAACAAGTAGAGatagtaaaaaaaaattaaaatttaaacaTGTTTATGAATAAAACAACAAAATTTAATGTAGAATGCTGTTCAGCTCTCTGTTCTAAATGTGACAAACAATGTACAAAACAACCTATGACATAAATCTATAATTGTTATGATAACTTCAATCTTACCCACAACGACTAGCCGTCCCTTTGAACACGTAGAGATAGTCGCCATTTTCAACTCCGTGCCACCTAAGGCTACAACTATCACGCATAATCCTCTGCCTGTGTATAAACAAATAGTCATCAACCGGCAGAATTTTTCTACCTATGAGCAACTGCTTCAAGTCATTAATAGTGCTTATATCCCTCATCTCCACTGGAATGGTGGCTGCATTAAGCAAACTAGAGGAAGTTTGAACCACAAAGCTCACCTTCTTAGATGATGGTTCTTTGGACTGATTCGTGGTCTTGAGGAACGCAATAATTTCAGAAAATTCACAAATACCATACTCATTTAGGTTTCGAAAATCTTCATCCAGTTTCTTTCCCAAAAAGAAAAGTGACATTCTTTTGATGGGGATATTAGCGATGATGTGAATTTTTTCCTTCAAGCTACGAACGGTATCGGTCTGGTCCACCTCTATGTTAGTCTGTCTAGATGGAAACTTTAATGTTATTTGGATTTTCTTGTTATAGTTAATGGAATATGACTCCCCTGACCTGATGGTGAGATCAACTTTTGTGCCTTCAGTGATTATTGGGTAATCTTCCATGTCTAATCCATCAACTAGTTCCCATCCAGAAACTGTTAGGATTTGGTAAGCCACCGGAACACCATGGATTTGTTCTATTTTCTTTTTGATTTCAATAACTGTTTCTAGGGTAGCCACTTCAATGGAAAATTGGTTAACTCTTGTGGCAATAATAATTTTCATGATGGAATTGTGTTGAAGCCTGATATTCTTGGATACGAAAAAGGGAAACAAGAATTGAAAGTTTGAGTTTTAAAATTTCTACAAACAGATTACAAGGGCTCAAACTCTTAGTAGGCTTATGAGATTATAATTGCAAATGTACATGAATTGGTTTAACTCATGTTAAGGATATGAGTATTTTCAAACCAAAGCAAAAAATATGAGTATTTGACACATGCCTTGTATATTTATTCCCTACTATGGGTGCTCAACATCACGCATAACATTCCTCCCGAGTTATCATAATATTTGTCCCAATTTGATATGGAAATAGTTTGTGATGTTCTTCCTCGGCACGATTTTGATGTTTTAGATATCCTTGAACAAGGATATCATGATGCCAGTAGTGTGAGATAAGGGTTGAATGAAATGTATTCATTATTTCATATTATATATTTTGTTTTGCACATACAACTTGCTTTGGTTGATGTTTTAAGAGAAGTTTTTCATGTTCATGGTTTACTTTTACACTTGACTTATTGTCAATATATGTCAATTTAGAGGAGATTTAACATTTGTTAGATATTGATACACTTGTAACGGACAAACTTTGACACACTTTGAAACGAAAGATACAAGTTGGATGCAATCATTTGAGTGCTTATATTTAATGTTATGCAATTAATCCACCTTACAAAAACATTAAATCAGAAGTTGAAAGATGATAGATGAGATTAGGGTTGTAAATGAGTCGAGTTGAGTTGAACTCACTTCAGCTCGACTCGTTAAGAATTAGTTCAACTCAAATCTCGGTTCGAGTTCGTCAAGAATTTTTTTAAAGCTTAAATTCGACTCGTTATAAATTTGCGAACAATTCAGTTCAATTCGTTGGATTCATCTCTTTAGATTAAACTCGTTTGTTTCACGACATGAACTTATAAGACATTTTTTaaagtatattttttttatatgtaaatgatttgatattttaaattTCAGTAATGCTATTCCTACATCATTTCTTACATCAAATAcatacaccgtatatattattCACTGTATTTATACGATGAATAgtgttttgtttttttaaattaaaaaaaagtaTGAACAATGTGTGAACAATGTATGAACAATACGCGAACAGTACCCACGAACCGTGCCTTTAAAGTAGTGAAATAAAGTTGATTAATgaaaaaattgattaataaagtgatgaaattggttaatacacgtcaaaatattaaaaataatttttactAGTACACCAAAGTTgattaataaaaaataaaaaattggttATTAAAATTACAAAGTTGGTTAATAAACGTCCAAGTATCCAAAATTAATTTTGAGCAGTCATCAAAGTTAGGTAATACAACGTAAAAGATTGGTTAATAAAATTATGAAGTTGGTTAATCACATAATTTTATatcaatattatttaatttaaaaaaaatatattttttatattttattttaaaaaaaaaattattataacATTTGATGAACAGTGAAATACGGTGCAAATGTATGATTTTGGTGTAGGAATATCATTTCTCATTTTATAAGTGTCTTTTTAGATCCTATTTAGATTCCATGTCGATTTATCAAAATATTGTATCATGGGTGTTCCTTCCTCTTGCTTCAAACACACCTTATGCTTCTAAAAAGTGCTTTAATAATTAAAAAAGAAACTATGCATTTAGAATTATTTAGAAGTTATTGGTGAGAATGTAATTTATTGTGTCAATGGAACAATTTCGACATAGTCAGTTGTTGTCGAAATGCTCTGTGTCAAATTTATAATAGTTGTCAAAATGTCGAAAGAAGTGCGTCTTCGACATATTCGTTAGATTTGgctttattttgttttttatttgagTTAGTTAGTTTGTTAGAGATTGTTTGGAGTGCAAGCAATCTCAGTCTATGAATAGGGAGGTACCCTATTATTGATTGTAAAACAACACAACATAGAAGTGCAGTTGCACAGTTGAATAAACAAAAAAAACTCAGTCTTGAGAgtagagagaaactctgcagaaacAAGTTCTTCTTCTTCCCTCTCTCGTAAAAACCCTAAAATTTTCTTCCtcaaatttaatttaattttcttCTTTCATCATCATTATGTAATGAAATCTTGAAACCAAGGTGTGGTTGATTCACACGAGTGAAGAATGGAGAACAAGAGGAGTAATAGATCATCAATATAGAATTACGAGCATTGGTGCAAGTAGATAAAGATTTTTTTTGCTATTAAGATatttgggatcttgtgaaggaggGGGTGACACCGTATGCAGCCAACACAACAGATGGAGAAAAGTCTGCAcattgaagaagaaagattataaagctctctttaagattcatcaatgtgttgatgtagATAATTTCAAAAAGGTCACTGATGTTGAATCAACAAAAGAAGCATGGAAAGTTATGGATAAATCATTTGGAGGCGTTGAGAAGGTGAAAGATGTGAGGTTACAAACGCATAAAACAATATATGAATTTCTTCAGATGGAAGAAAGTGAAAGCATAACTAATTTTTTCACTTGGGTTACAAAATTGGTGAATCAAATTAAGGTATGTGGAGAAGTATTGACATCAAGATCAATTGTtgcaaagatcttgaggtcattgactccaaagttcgaccacatGGTAGTAGCCATATAAGAGTCGAAAGATTTTTCAACATTAAAAAAGGAAGAGCTTTAAGCGACGtttgaatctcatgaacaaagaatgactgAAAGAGTTGAAAGA containing:
- the LOC127082267 gene encoding uncharacterized protein LOC127082267 codes for the protein MTPPPDPVADLTRQVTTLTTQLDAMRKRFDDTAPSGGSRSSVDSQHCPRLKLDDIARSSRPRPSPPPWHSTFGSRPSPKPNSDPPSTATSSQGLLPTPPAKPRFRHLSGAELDDRRSRGLCSNCDQPWSKQHKCGACIFLMVANDDDFSSVTGDLEVAVAELVDGGVTPEDTSIHAAQLSLHALSGDQAADTFRLSGRISLEPVDILVDRGSTHNFIKETIVAALGLKLSPIDPFRILVGSGQELLCSHICQGVSIVMQGHSFSMDLFVLGLRGADVVLGAQWLKRLGPVLMNYNSLTMTFFHNNTCVELKGDSPTPTVGLHHFQRLTRLDPEAQLFSLHITSPYDTPTQPTPTHSPSLPDTDHLDPDFISLISKHSYLFTEPSTLPPYRPTDHTIPLLPQSTPVNVRPYCYPHSQKLEIESQVAKFLKRGWIQPSTSPFSSLVLLLKKKMVLGIRLAPGDVPKTAFRTHDGHYEYRVMPFGLCNAPATFQATMNDIFRELLRKFVIVFFDDILVFNSSLDTHLDHLTQVFTILANHKFHLKPTKCSFCQSQIAYLGHIVSEGTVAPDPLKIQGVVDWPTPKSVKSLRGFLGLSGFYRKFVQGYATLAHPLTSLLKKNSFEWFDLAQQAFDELKVALATAPVLVLPDFSLPFTVQTDASGYAIGLFCYKMNTLSPILYKPGKTNTVADALSRCQEPHVAELNVLSTPQFLLIDDLRKELSSDVDYQTKCQQVAVDPSLALDYTVSNGLLLHKGRIWIPSTSRFKALLLKEFHETSIGGHAGIKYVTSKPGGLLQPLPIPVRIWEDISLDFVTGLPASNGFTVLLVVVDRFSKYVHLGALPSNFTAYKVADLFVNIVCKLHGLPRRIVSDRDPVFISKFWTELFKF
- the LOC127082268 gene encoding ubiquitin domain-containing protein 7SL RNA1, which encodes MKIIIATRVNQFSIEVATLETVIEIKKKIEQIHGVPVAYQILTVSGWELVDGLDMEDYPIITEGTKVDLTIRSGESYSINYNKKIQITLKFPSRQTNIEVDQTDTVRSLKEKIHIIANIPIKRMSLFFLGKKLDEDFRNLNEYGICEFSEIIAFLKTTNQSKEPSSKKVSFVVQTSSSLLNAATIPVEMRDISTINDLKQLLIGRKILPVDDYLFIHRQRIMRDSCSLRWHGVENGDYLYVFKGTASRCG